The proteins below come from a single Rhinolophus ferrumequinum isolate MPI-CBG mRhiFer1 chromosome 8, mRhiFer1_v1.p, whole genome shotgun sequence genomic window:
- the TM4SF20 gene encoding transmembrane 4 L6 family member 20, with the protein MTCCEGWTSCNGFSLLVLLLLGVTLNAIPVIVSAVDEGQNQNPISCFEWWFPGIIGAGLMVIPATVMSLAARKRACCNNKTGMFFSSLCSVITVIGAVYCMLVSVQALSEGPLICNSQGNSTSNCEFSLGNFSDIHAESFNLQWYFNDTCIPIPPPDVSAPTTSNDTMASDWRKYSLHFSSKEAKHRTIHFTVFSGLLLVGILEILCGLSQIVIGFLGCLCGVSKRRSRIV; encoded by the exons ATGACCTGCTGTGAAGGATGGACATCCTGCAATGGATTCAGCCTGCTGGTTCTGCTTCTGTTGGGAGTAACTCTCAATGCAATACCTGTAATCGTCAGTGCCGTTGATGAAGGCCAAAATCAAAACCCCATCTCTTGCTTTGAGTGGTGGTTCCCGGGAATTATAGGAGCAGGTCTGATG GTCATTCCAGCAACAGTGATGTCCTTGGCAGCGAGAAAAAGAGCGTGCTGTAACAACAAAACCGGG atgtttttctcATCGCTTTGCAGTGTAATCACAGTCATTGGTGCTGTGTACTGCATGTTGGTGTCTGTCCAGGCTCTCTCAGAAGGTCCTCTCATTTGTAACTCTCAAGGCAACAGCACTTCCAATTGTGAATTTTCATTAGGAAACTTTAG tgACATTCATGCAGAATCCTTCAATTTACAGTGGTACTTCAATGACACTTGCATACCTATACCTCCTCCTGACGTCAGTGCTCCCACCACGAGTAATGACACCATGGCCAGCGACTGGAGAAAGTACAGCTTGCACTTCAGTTctaaagaagccaaacacagGACTATCCATTTCACAGTATTTTCAGGGCTATTGCTTGTGGGAATTCTTGAGATCCTGTGTGGGCTCAGTCAGATAGTCATTGGTTTCCTGGGCTGTCTGTGCGGAGTCTCTAAGAGAAGAAGTCGAATTGTGTAG